Proteins encoded by one window of Cylindrospermum stagnale PCC 7417:
- the rnc gene encoding ribonuclease III, with amino-acid sequence MHKLLTFTNEKLLRQALTHRSYVNEHPGEGEHNERLEFLGDAVLNFLSGEYLYKRHPEKGEDELTRRRSALVDEKQLAKFALEVGLDFRMRLGQGAIRDGGYQNPNLLSSTFEAVLGAYYLDNNSNIEAVRAIIEPLFDSVSEKIVVSRSNVDSKNRFQEWVQRNVTPNPPIYETEQIGGPSHAPEFVAKVLVDGKEYGEGKGRNKKEAEKAAAEDALAKLKKKALL; translated from the coding sequence ATGCACAAACTTCTCACATTCACAAATGAAAAACTCCTCCGCCAAGCACTTACCCATCGTTCTTATGTCAACGAACACCCAGGAGAAGGCGAACATAACGAACGCCTAGAATTTCTTGGTGATGCTGTACTAAATTTCTTAAGCGGTGAATATCTCTATAAACGTCACCCAGAAAAAGGAGAAGATGAATTAACTCGTCGCCGTTCTGCATTAGTAGATGAAAAGCAATTAGCAAAGTTTGCTCTTGAGGTGGGTTTAGACTTTCGGATGCGTTTAGGACAAGGTGCAATTCGAGATGGAGGATATCAAAATCCTAATTTACTCAGCAGCACCTTTGAAGCAGTCCTCGGTGCTTACTATTTAGATAATAATTCCAATATTGAAGCAGTTCGCGCAATTATAGAACCGCTATTTGATTCTGTATCAGAAAAAATTGTTGTGTCTCGTTCTAATGTAGACTCAAAAAACCGCTTTCAAGAATGGGTGCAACGTAATGTTACCCCAAATCCCCCAATATATGAAACAGAACAAATAGGTGGACCTTCTCACGCGCCAGAATTCGTAGCTAAAGTTTTGGTGGATGGAAAAGAATACGGTGAAGGTAAAGGACGCAATAAAAAAGAAGCTGAAAAAGCCGCTGCTGAAGATGCGTTAGCTAAATTGAAAAAGAAAGCTTTGTTGTAG
- a CDS encoding NYN domain-containing protein, which yields MTSHHLPSNGQKSLKKYSIGIFCDIQNVSSITKFASLLLEFAEHKGTVACKNIYYNSQHKDQVAAKTKLKVVGFNCIDVPDSSKNSADARLTFDCCKLFAPKPSPIPNIIILVLGDWDFAGLISMLNSMGKKVIIFAQRGSESSRLINLVGDDNFHFLDDLPLLVGKKTQPQTTNNELQISYNEAEGYLIETVKNAVSQGKPTNYGYISKSMRQLYPKYQGVASIFTPDGKKFKSFGKFVEAAVGSSGRIQRQNQELRLIK from the coding sequence ATGACAAGCCATCATTTACCCTCAAACGGACAAAAAAGCCTCAAGAAATATTCTATTGGCATTTTTTGCGATATTCAGAACGTTTCCTCAATTACCAAATTTGCTAGTTTATTGCTGGAATTTGCAGAACATAAAGGGACTGTAGCTTGCAAAAATATTTACTACAATTCACAGCATAAAGACCAAGTTGCTGCCAAAACTAAGCTAAAAGTTGTAGGCTTTAACTGTATTGATGTTCCTGACAGTTCAAAGAATAGTGCAGATGCTAGACTTACTTTTGATTGCTGTAAATTGTTTGCACCAAAACCTTCGCCTATTCCTAATATAATTATCCTAGTATTGGGAGACTGGGACTTTGCCGGATTGATATCTATGCTCAACTCTATGGGTAAAAAGGTGATAATCTTTGCTCAACGAGGTAGCGAAAGTTCAAGGTTGATTAATTTGGTTGGTGATGATAATTTCCACTTTTTAGATGATTTACCGCTATTAGTTGGGAAAAAGACTCAACCTCAAACCACTAACAACGAGCTTCAAATTAGTTACAATGAAGCTGAAGGATATCTAATTGAGACTGTCAAAAACGCAGTAAGCCAAGGTAAACCCACAAACTACGGCTATATTAGTAAATCAATGCGTCAACTTTACCCCAAATATCAGGGTGTTGCTTCTATCTTTACACCTGATGGGAAGAAATTTAAAAGCTTTGGTAAGTTTGTTGAAGCTGCTGTCGGTTCTTCAGGTAGAATCCAAAGGCAAAATCAGGAATTGCGTTTAATAAAGTAA
- a CDS encoding DUF937 domain-containing protein, giving the protein MGLFDQILGAVSSSNQQGGLGQIGNLLNTVEQLKNTTGADSATIQTILTVVGGQVRSSLQDKQATDGDGAAQNFVNQFAGTSPDTQAVNSLFSPAIQQQVAEIAAQRTGLDAEMIQQLLPSIVPVVLNFLQAGGNPAISSFLDGDGDGDVDIADAIKLASRFLGR; this is encoded by the coding sequence ATGGGACTTTTTGATCAAATTCTCGGTGCCGTCTCTAGCTCTAATCAACAAGGCGGTTTAGGTCAAATCGGCAATCTTCTCAACACTGTAGAGCAGCTGAAAAATACTACTGGTGCAGACTCCGCCACTATCCAAACGATTTTAACAGTCGTGGGTGGTCAAGTGCGATCGTCTTTGCAAGACAAGCAAGCTACAGATGGAGATGGTGCAGCACAAAATTTTGTTAATCAATTTGCTGGTACATCTCCCGACACCCAAGCCGTTAATTCGCTCTTTTCTCCAGCCATCCAACAACAGGTAGCTGAGATTGCAGCCCAGCGCACTGGCTTAGATGCTGAGATGATTCAACAATTACTACCTTCGATAGTGCCCGTGGTGCTAAATTTCTTGCAAGCTGGTGGAAATCCAGCAATAAGTTCTTTCCTTGATGGTGATGGTGATGGTGATGTTGATATCGCTGACGCTATCAAGTTAGCTAGTCGGTTTTTAGGACGCTAA
- a CDS encoding YcjF family protein — translation MPLSRIVTLIVGLIVILGLTLWLIDSLSRLYWQLSYSPLLGNLLLLLLIVLVGGLVAAFIYYVLVLQAGEQRSRRGSKRVTPAQIPAAKSDAASTTLQAVKQQVAQIQDEVTRQALLSRTREIEANLARGEIQVVVFGTGSAGKTSLVNAIMGRMVGQVDAPMGTTQVGETYCLRLKGLERKILITDTPGILEAGVAGTEREQLARALATEADLLLFVVDNDLRRSEYEPLRGLAEIGKRSLLVLNKTDLYTEADQESILARLRQRVLGFIAPNDVVAIAANPQPAQLETGETFEPEPDIIPLLRRMAAVLRAEGEDLVADNILLQSLRLGEEARKLIDSQRRRQADKIVERFQWIGAGVVSVTPLPVVDLLATAAVNAQMVVEIGRVYGCELNMERGRELALSLGKTIAGLGIVKGAIQLLSTALQLNVATFIIGRAIQGVTAAYLTRIAGKSFIEYFRHDQDWGDGGMTEVVQQQFQINRKDEFIKVFVQEAIAKVVKPLTDNFEDREDHSKESR, via the coding sequence ATGCCTCTCTCGCGCATAGTTACGTTGATTGTTGGTTTAATCGTCATTTTGGGGCTAACCCTGTGGCTGATTGATTCCCTCTCACGACTTTACTGGCAGTTGTCTTATTCTCCCCTGCTTGGCAATCTGCTGCTGTTGTTGCTGATTGTCCTCGTCGGTGGCTTAGTTGCAGCTTTTATCTATTATGTCTTGGTGCTTCAAGCGGGTGAGCAGCGATCGCGCCGTGGAAGCAAACGAGTGACACCCGCCCAAATTCCCGCCGCTAAATCTGATGCAGCTTCTACCACTCTCCAAGCGGTGAAACAACAGGTGGCGCAAATTCAAGATGAAGTCACACGTCAAGCTTTACTCAGTCGTACGCGAGAAATTGAGGCTAACTTAGCACGGGGAGAAATTCAAGTAGTGGTGTTTGGCACGGGAAGCGCTGGCAAAACCTCCTTAGTAAATGCGATTATGGGAAGGATGGTGGGTCAGGTGGATGCCCCAATGGGAACAACCCAGGTAGGAGAAACCTATTGTCTACGGTTGAAGGGATTAGAACGGAAAATTTTAATTACAGATACACCAGGGATTTTAGAAGCGGGTGTCGCCGGCACCGAACGGGAACAGTTAGCCAGGGCATTGGCGACGGAAGCAGATTTACTGTTGTTTGTTGTGGATAATGACTTACGGCGCTCAGAATATGAGCCGTTACGGGGTTTGGCGGAAATTGGCAAGCGATCGCTTCTCGTGCTCAACAAAACTGACTTATATACAGAAGCTGATCAAGAATCCATCCTCGCTCGGTTGCGTCAACGGGTGTTAGGATTTATTGCTCCTAATGATGTAGTAGCGATCGCCGCTAATCCCCAACCGGCACAATTAGAAACTGGCGAAACCTTCGAGCCAGAACCAGATATTATCCCCTTATTGCGGCGAATGGCGGCAGTTTTACGCGCTGAAGGTGAAGATTTAGTCGCAGATAACATTCTCTTACAATCTCTGCGATTAGGAGAAGAAGCACGAAAACTCATTGATTCCCAGCGTCGCCGTCAAGCTGATAAAATCGTCGAGCGGTTTCAGTGGATTGGTGCTGGTGTAGTATCAGTCACCCCTCTACCAGTCGTAGATTTACTCGCAACAGCCGCCGTTAATGCTCAAATGGTCGTGGAAATTGGTAGAGTTTACGGCTGCGAATTGAACATGGAACGGGGGCGAGAGTTAGCCCTTTCTTTAGGCAAAACCATCGCCGGTTTAGGCATTGTCAAGGGAGCAATTCAATTACTTTCTACCGCTTTGCAACTCAATGTGGCGACATTTATTATTGGTCGAGCCATTCAAGGGGTGACAGCAGCATATTTAACTCGAATTGCCGGTAAGAGTTTTATTGAGTATTTCCGTCATGACCAAGATTGGGGTGATGGCGGCATGACCGAGGTAGTGCAGCAACAATTTCAAATCAACCGCAAGGACGAGTTTATCAAGGTGTTTGTTCAAGAAGCGATCGCCAAAGTGGTCAAGCCTTTAACAGACAACTTTGAAGACAGAGAAGATCACAGCAAAGAATCTAGGTAA